The DNA segment GCTTCAAACTCGCAACTTCGAACTCATCATTTCGTCTGATTTATAGACCATAAAGCTCAAGATCTCCATCCACAGCTTCAGTCCTCGATAAGTCTTTAATTACAAGACATCTCGGTCCTCGGTGAAGTACCAACCGCGACCTCTTCAGCCACCTCAGACATCCCGGTATCTCCCGgcctacaccaccaccaaatctCACAATGTGGCGCCGACAACAATGCGTCACTCTCAAATTACACCGGCCAGATATAAATACCCTCGTCACTCCCAGTCTCAACAATCACAGACTGCCTCTCATTATCACCACCAGTTTCGGCTCATGTGCAACACAATCATCATAAACATATTTAACCCGGCAGCGTTCCGGCCACCCGGGTAGCCCGATTCGGTATTTACCCAACCAATTCGGCAAAGCCTATCTTGTTTCACCGCCGACTCACCTTTTTCCCTCCATTCCGTCATGCTGCCTTACCGAGCAGATCGTTGGAAGCTTTCAAGGTTCGATCTGGGTCAAAAGTTTTGTGGTTCGACCAACCAGCGAAGCTTCCGaccctcccccttttgccAACACTGCCGCGTTCATCCGTTACACAACATTTGCGGCAACAGCGGTGTTTGTCGGAGTTTGATCCCGTTGGGAAGATTCGAGAATTGACAATTTGGTGAGTTCCATTCAGAAATTGACAATCAGAGTCAAAGCCAGTTCCTACCAGTTGAGCCCGATGGTTGAAAGCTTCCCAAGCTTCCTGGAGCTTCAAATGCCCCTCAGTTCGAAAAAAGAGGCATTTTTCACATCCTGTCGTCATGCCCGGCCCTggttctggtggtggagttAAAGTGGACGGCTATCGGCCCTCAACAAGTGAGGTTGCGGGAAATCGCCGCTAAGTGGGGGCCTCGTGGGGGCTTGCGATAGACCCTGGTCAGAAAACAGGAGCCGCGCCAACCTCAGACATCAAACCCCAAGCTGAAAATTTTCAGTGACACAAAAACCGAGAGCTTCGTTGGGTTCgaacaagaccaagcttgtgCTGCCTTGTCCAGGTCCAAGGACCCAGCTTCCCAAGAGGTTCGTCGATGGCTCCCGTGCTCCGTAGAAAGCTGCCAGATCCATGAATCATGCCCCCTCCGTCACCGAGCTTGTTGCTTTGCTCGAGCTGTGCTGCTGGCTcctggttgctggtgctgctgctgctgctgctgctgttcgtCCCTCCGTAAACCTCTTGTAGAATCCGGCTTTGCCCGGCGGAATTCCCTTTCGTCCCCTGGAAAAGCGGTGCAGCTGCTGGGCAAGTGCCGCACAGCAAAATTTTCCCTCTGGCTCTCCTCGCAGACCTGGGAATTCCAACTTCTGACCCACTTTCAGAGCTCTCGGTGGAGCGATTTCCCTCGAATTGACCACTCACGTCGCCCATCATCGATGCTCGAGCCCGTTGCCCGGACCAGCCCGAGGTTCCGCTTTCCCCAGCTGACCACTTGTTCTTCCTCGCActtttcccttccctcctctttttccctctcccactcagCAGTCGAGCCTCACCTCCAAAGAGCATCTTCTCGATCCCCGTCTTTTGCATCACCTCTGCAtacccccttctcatcagaCACAATGGCCTCCACCCGTGTTCTCGCCTCGAGACTGGCCTCTCAGATGGCCACCAAGGTCGCCCGCCCTGCCGTCCGCGTCCCTGCCCGCGCTTTCACTGGTGAGTAGAGTCGAACAAAATCTCAAAACCTCATGccacacaaaaacaaaaaaaacacaaaaaagaGACGAGCGAATTATTCAAGAAGTCGCCCATCGTCCCAAAGACAACCACCATGAAACCATCCGAGAGAGTGTTCGTTCGTTCGGTCTGAcaatctttttttcttcgtgTGTGCAGCCGGTACCAAGGCCACCCCCCTCCAGGCCGTCAAGCGCCAGCAGAtgtcctccatcatcactgccACCCGCCAGATCACCCAGAAGCGTGCCTACTCTTCTGAGATCGCCCAGGCCATGGTCGAGGTCTCCAAGAACTTGGGTATGGGTACTGCCGCCATTGGTCTCACCGGTGCCGGTATCGGTATCGGTCTCGTCTTCGCTGCCCTCCTCAACGGTGTTGCCCGCAACCCCGCCCTCCGTGGCCAGCTCTTCTCCTATGCCATTCTCGGTTTCGCTTTCGTCGAGGCCATTGGTCTTTTCGACCTGATGGTTGCCCTCATGGCCAAGTTCGTAAGTGTTTTGCTTCGGAGGTCCGGCAGAGTCAACGACCCCGCCTTGCTAACAAAATGCCTCAGACCTAAGCggttcaccaccaccgagaggGATAGGCGACGATGCCTCACTGGGAGCGATCGTCTGTACATATCGACAAGACGGGAGCGAGAGTGGGGGGAAGCGGCGTGTACGAGAGAGGGTAATAGTGTTTTGCGACATCTCCAAATCGCATTCGCTATTAGACATGGGCGGGGTGTGCATGGAATAATGGCATAGAATCGCACCATAGACGGGGCCCATATTAGACCTAGATCGGGGAAGACTTTCGAGGACGATCTGACCGTCGATGTCGGCTTTTGCCGGCACCTGTAAAATACTCAACCGCGATTCTCCCAGTTCTCTGGGGACACCACAAAAATATTTCATTTTGTCTCTGCCGTTTCAGCATCACCACTTCTTTTCCAGCGAGAGAATACACTTGTCAGACTTGTTGAGAGTGACTCGTGGCTCTGTCTGTGCTGTGTTTGCGAATGCCATCAGTTTTGATATCTCTCAGCACTTGATGAGATGATATGATATTGATAATCCCTCGTGTCTTGGCCAGCGGGTAAACAGGGGCTGAAGGCGGGGTATGTTCAATTGCCCAACACGAACAACATGCATTGTGCACTCACAATTCCAGCACACCAAAGGGAACATGAAACGGGGGGGCCACGTAGAAAACATATCAATTGACCTGGCCATTGGGCAGTgctctccctcgccagccCTCACTCGAGGTGAATGAGAAGAGTGTGACCGATGGGGAGTCCCGGTACCCTGATGCATACACTGGGGGTAGGTGAGCACCGGGagcaccatcatcacgaACCGTCTCGGCGACGACGGGCACGGGCAACGAACGGGCTACGGGGTACGGAGCTTGCGGCCGGACATACGGAGGGAGGCACCTAGTTTCTAGCGTTAGATCTTTGTTTTTGGAAAGCAAGGCACGGGGACGgccgggggaggaagagtaGATGGACtccactgtcaacaacaagccgGAATGTCTCCACCAGATAATGGGGCCGCTCCTTGTGTGCTGTGTGCTTAGCGTGCTCGGTGCTGTTGCAGTGCTAGCTGATAGCGGGACCCATCTTTTACATATATGCCGTGtaagtggtgatggttgatgttgatgatatCGTGACGCTTTCCTTTTGGCAGAAAtgagagaaagaggaagagaaaagggGACAGACGAgtgaggagaagagaagggaaaTGGGAAAAAGGGAAGGGGTCAGTTGCCTCGACGTTCATTGGTGGCATGGGATGGGACACTCatgaggggaaaggggacaCGGCcgtgcttgcttgcttgctgccaCCAcagaaagaaggaggaagcgGACGGGAAGTCCATCGTTGTTGTATGGCCACGTCTATGTAACATGCACCTgccttctttccctttcGGCCAGAACActgcatcatcatcttgcATCTCATTCGTCTCCCTTGCTTCATCTCTCTCACCGAGAAAAGTATTCTTCCAGCAAAAGATATACAGATCAATACATCTGGTCGAGAGAGCGctgaaaaggaaaggaaaggaaaggaaaggaaaggacGGCATCCAGCGTATGCATCTCGTGTTACACAAGCTGGGTTCCCCGCTTTTGAACCATATGTTCCccaggttttttttttttggccgGATgtgtgatggcggtggcggctgGGGAAGGTGAGACGGGATCGTCGAGAACATGTTTCTGGGGAAGCAAGAGAGAAAATACAATAGATTGTATCTGTGATGTGCTCGAATAATGAGGACAACGACCCTCCCAGATGGTTTTGACGTGAAGCATCAATGTTGGACTGTTGGATACCTTGTGTCGAGTCTGTGGAAGACAGGGGCGTGGCAACTAATCTCCTGCTGCAGCTCGAACGGATGAATCGGGCGAGAATGGTAGGCTGCATAACAATGAACGACGCGTCCGAGAACATGGCACACAATGCATGCGAAAAGCCCAAGTGCTCATAACGGTCGTTCCTGTAATTCTATCGTGTCTATCGCTATTGCTtgctccccttttccatgcTTACCGAAACCCAAACACCTATGCTTACGCCCACTCAATTCCTGACCAACAAGCTGCGGCCAGTCATCTCCTCGGGAATTGGCAGGCCCATGGCGGCAAGCACAGTAGGGGCAACATCGCCGAggacaccctcctccttcttcagacTCCAGCCCTCGGGGGCGTTGGCCATGATGAAGGGCaccttgttggtggtgtgagaCGTCTTGGGCTTGCCGTCGGGGAACTTCATCTCCTCGGCGTTGCCGTGGTCGGACGTGATGAAGAGAATGTAGCCGTTCTTCTTGCATCCCTCATAGATCTTGCCAATGGCCTTGTCCGTGGCCGCGCAGCCGACGATGGCAGCCTCGTACACACCAGTGTGACCAACCATGTCGGGAGGAGCAAAGTTGTTCATGACGAAGGGGAACTCGCCCTCACCAAGACGCTTGACAACCTGCTCGGCGACACCGTCGGCGCTCATCTCGGGAGCCTTGTCGTAAGTGGCGACGCTCTTGTTGGAGGGCACAAGATCCTGGCTCTCGTCACGGACCTCGAGAGGGAACAccttctcaacaccaccgttGAAAAAGAAGGTGACGTGGGCATACTTCTCCGTCTCGGCAACGTGAACCTGCTTGACGCCCTGCTTGCCCAACCACTCAGCAAGCACATTGCCCATGTGCTGGGGCTTGAAAGCAACCTCGAAGGGGTAGTCGACCTTGTACTGGGTCATGGTGACCAAGTTGATCTTGGGGTAGGGGAAATCCGGGAGGACTGACCGGTCGACGTCGCCCAAAACCTGCGTGATTTGGCGGACACGATCGGAACGGtagttgaagaagaagacgttATCACCATCTAAGAGATGTCAGCACTGCTTTTAAGGCAATGACTGGAATGCCACACACCCTCGATGCGAGACTCCTGGCCACCAACAATGATGGGCTTGAGAAACTCGTCGTTCTCGCCCTTGTCATAACGctccttgatggtcttgacCGGGTCGGTGCtctcctcgccttcgccgAGGACAAGGCCCTTGAGAGCGATCTCGACACGTTCCCATCTCTTGTCACGGTCCATGGCATAGTATCTGCCGACAATGGTGGCAATCTCACCAATACCAagctccttgatcttggcgagCAGTTCCTCCAGGTAACCGGCACCGGACTTGGGGTCGGTGTCACGGCCATCACCGAAGAAGTGGATGTAGACCTTGGGGATGCCATACTGC comes from the Podospora pseudocomata strain CBS 415.72m chromosome 5, whole genome shotgun sequence genome and includes:
- the ATP9 gene encoding ATPase complex subunit 9 (COG:P; EggNog:ENOG503P4GV), whose product is MASTRVLASRLASQMATKVARPAVRVPARAFTAGTKATPLQAVKRQQMSSIITATRQITQKRAYSSEIAQAMVEVSKNLGMGTAAIGLTGAGIGIGLVFAALLNGVARNPALRGQLFSYAILGFAFVEAIGLFDLMVALMAKFT
- a CDS encoding hypothetical protein (EggNog:ENOG503NV3T; COG:G) produces the protein MAPDHKACLIVIDGWGIPSEESPKNGDAIAAAETPVMDEFSRSTTGFTELDASSLAVGLPEGLMGNSEVGHLNIGAGRVVWQDVVRIDQTIKQGKLAENDVIKKVMEAAKNSNGRLHLCGLVSHGGVHAKQTHLYALLEAAKQYGIPKVYIHFFGDGRDTDPKSGAGYLEELLAKIKELGIGEIATIVGRYYAMDRDKRWERVEIALKGLVLGEGEESTDPVKTIKERYDKGENDEFLKPIIVGGQESRIEDGDNVFFFNYRSDRVRQITQVLGDVDRSVLPDFPYPKINLVTMTQYKVDYPFEVAFKPQHMGNVLAEWLGKQGVKQVHVAETEKYAHVTFFFNGGVEKVFPLEVRDESQDLVPSNKSVATYDKAPEMSADGVAEQVVKRLGEGEFPFVMNNFAPPDMVGHTGVYEAAIVGCAATDKAIGKIYEGCKKNGYILFITSDHGNAEEMKFPDGKPKTSHTTNKVPFIMANAPEGWSLKKEEGVLGDVAPTVLAAMGLPIPEEMTGRSLLVRN